A genomic window from Streptomyces mirabilis includes:
- a CDS encoding LLM class flavin-dependent oxidoreductase, translated as MQFGIFSVGDVTPDPTTGRTPTERERIKAMVAIALKAEEVGLDVFATGEHHNPPFVPSSPTTMLGHIAAQTEKLILSTSTTLITTNDPVKIAEDFAMLQHLADGRVDLMMGRGNTGPVYPWFGQDIRQGINLAIENYALLRRLWREDVVNWEGKFRSPLQGFTSTPRPLDGVAPFVWHGSIRSTEIAEQAAYYGDGFFHNNIFWPADHTQRMVELYRERYAHYGHGTPEQAIVGLGGQVFMRKNSQDAVREFRPYFDNAPVYGHGPSLEEFTDQTPLTVGSPQEVIEKTLAFREYAGDYQRQLFLVDHAGLPLKTVLEQLDLLGEEVVPVLRKEFANGRPANVPEAPTHQSLLASAAEASSKAVTVV; from the coding sequence GTGCAGTTCGGGATCTTCAGCGTCGGCGACGTCACACCGGACCCCACCACGGGCCGGACGCCGACCGAACGCGAGCGCATCAAGGCCATGGTCGCCATCGCGCTGAAGGCCGAGGAGGTCGGCCTGGACGTCTTCGCGACCGGCGAGCACCACAACCCGCCGTTCGTGCCCTCGTCGCCGACGACGATGCTCGGCCACATAGCCGCGCAGACGGAGAAGCTGATCCTCTCCACCTCGACCACCCTGATCACCACCAACGACCCGGTGAAGATCGCCGAGGACTTCGCCATGCTCCAGCACCTGGCCGACGGCCGGGTGGACCTGATGATGGGCCGCGGCAACACCGGGCCGGTCTACCCCTGGTTCGGCCAGGACATCCGCCAAGGCATCAACCTCGCCATCGAGAACTACGCCCTGCTGCGCCGGCTGTGGCGCGAGGACGTCGTCAACTGGGAGGGCAAGTTCCGCAGCCCGCTGCAGGGCTTCACCTCCACCCCGCGTCCGCTGGACGGTGTGGCGCCGTTCGTCTGGCACGGCTCCATCCGCTCCACGGAGATCGCCGAACAGGCCGCCTACTACGGCGACGGCTTCTTCCACAACAACATCTTCTGGCCGGCCGACCACACCCAGCGGATGGTCGAGTTGTACCGGGAGCGGTACGCGCACTACGGGCACGGCACGCCCGAGCAGGCGATCGTCGGTCTCGGCGGGCAGGTGTTCATGCGGAAGAACTCCCAGGACGCCGTGCGCGAGTTCCGGCCGTACTTCGACAACGCGCCGGTCTACGGGCACGGACCCTCCCTGGAGGAGTTCACCGACCAGACCCCGCTGACCGTCGGCTCCCCGCAGGAGGTCATCGAGAAGACCCTGGCCTTCCGCGAGTACGCCGGTGACTACCAGCGCCAGCTGTTCCTGGTGGACCACGCCGGGCTGCCGCTGAAGACGGTCCTCGAGCAGCTCGACCTGCTCGGCGAGGAGGTCGTACCCGTACTGCGCAAGGAGTTCGCGAACGGCCGCCCTGCGAACGTTCCGGAGGCACCGACCCACCAGTCCCTGCTCGCTTCCGCCGCAGAAGCCTCTTCGAAAGCGGTGACCGTTGTATGA